One Clostridium sp. CM027 genomic window carries:
- a CDS encoding 3'-5' exoribonuclease YhaM family protein, with translation MEMKKISGMKKGDRIEGFYVIKSVDSKVSNNSNTNKYLDFNLGDATGDINAKLWEWNEKLENTFKQSILVKIKGTVNEWRGKLQLKVEAIRLTEEKDGVSICDYVAVAPYSPEKMYDDILNYLSKIKNIDIQNIVTNILGHNEEKLMHYPAAKSNHHSIRSGLLYHTTTMLKAGEKLSEIYTFLNTDLLYAGIILHDIGKIYEMNASELGIVSEYSVEGQLLGHIVQGIKMIETASLEVKADTEVSMLLQHMVLAHHYEAEYGSPKKPMIPEAEMLHHLDIMDARMYDMNKALGDTKEGKFSERIRSLDNINVYKSFVNK, from the coding sequence ATGGAAATGAAGAAGATAAGTGGAATGAAGAAAGGTGATAGGATTGAAGGTTTTTATGTTATAAAATCTGTAGATAGCAAGGTTTCCAACAACAGTAACACAAATAAATATTTGGATTTTAATTTAGGGGATGCCACCGGTGATATAAATGCAAAACTTTGGGAATGGAATGAAAAATTAGAAAATACATTTAAACAAAGCATCTTAGTGAAAATTAAGGGCACGGTAAATGAGTGGAGAGGAAAGCTTCAATTAAAAGTTGAAGCGATAAGACTAACTGAGGAAAAAGATGGAGTAAGCATTTGTGATTATGTTGCAGTGGCACCGTATTCACCAGAAAAAATGTATGATGATATTTTAAATTATTTATCTAAAATCAAAAATATAGATATTCAAAATATAGTTACCAATATTTTAGGGCATAATGAGGAAAAGCTAATGCATTATCCAGCTGCTAAGTCTAACCATCACTCTATAAGATCAGGTCTGTTATATCACACAACCACCATGCTTAAGGCAGGAGAAAAATTAAGCGAAATTTACACCTTTCTAAATACGGATTTGCTATATGCAGGTATAATACTTCATGATATTGGCAAAATATATGAAATGAATGCTAGTGAACTTGGAATTGTAAGCGAGTATTCAGTAGAGGGTCAACTTTTAGGTCATATAGTTCAAGGAATTAAAATGATAGAAACGGCGAGTCTTGAGGTTAAAGCAGATACTGAAGTATCTATGTTGTTACAGCATATGGTGCTAGCTCATCATTATGAAGCAGAATATGGGAGCCCTAAAAAACCTATGATACCAGAAGCGGAAATGCTACATCATTTAGATATAATGGATGCAAGAATGTATGATATGAATAAGGCTTTAGGGGATACAAAGGAAGGCAAATTTTCAGAAAGAATAAGGTCTCTAGATAATATAAATGTTTATAAAAGTTTTGTTAATAAATAG
- a CDS encoding NAD(P)/FAD-dependent oxidoreductase: MKNFYDVVIVGAGPAGIFTALEISNKKPELSVLIVDKGRNIEKRKCPARDTGKCVKCNPCGITFGWAGAGAFSDGKLSLSPEVGGRLLEYFSEDDSKKLIKYCDDIYIKFGANEKVYGINSDKVDEVKYEASKHNIRLVECPVRHLGTELAYEVLKSMYHHLVDNTNTEFIELSEVEEILIEDNKATGVLLKNKDGVFKVNAKYVVAAPGRGGAEWASNEAKKHNIKVTNNAVDIGVRVEVPNSVMDHLTKDLYEAKLVYYSDTFDNKVRTFCMNPGGVVSAEYYDDNTIAVVNGHSYSDQKLRTTNTNFAMLVSTTFTEPFNQPIGYGKYIAQLGNMLTGGGIMVQRLGDLLKGRRTDYDRLGKSTTTPTLKSAVPGDLSFVLPQRHLTSIVEALKAFDKIAPGLYSKNTLLYGVEVKFYSSKISTDDKFETSVRNLYTIGDGAGITRGLMQASTTGVVVARDIAQKED; this comes from the coding sequence ATGAAAAATTTTTATGATGTAGTTATTGTAGGAGCTGGACCAGCGGGCATATTTACGGCACTAGAAATTTCTAATAAAAAACCCGAACTTAGTGTACTTATAGTTGATAAGGGAAGAAATATAGAAAAAAGAAAATGTCCAGCTAGAGACACAGGAAAGTGTGTTAAATGTAATCCTTGTGGGATAACGTTTGGTTGGGCAGGTGCTGGAGCTTTTTCAGATGGTAAGCTTTCTCTAAGCCCTGAGGTGGGGGGAAGACTTCTTGAATATTTTTCTGAAGACGATTCAAAAAAATTAATAAAGTATTGCGATGATATATATATAAAATTTGGAGCAAATGAGAAGGTATATGGGATTAATAGTGACAAAGTTGACGAAGTTAAATATGAAGCAAGTAAGCACAATATTCGTCTTGTTGAATGTCCAGTAAGGCATTTAGGAACAGAACTTGCCTATGAAGTTTTAAAATCTATGTACCATCATTTAGTTGATAATACAAATACAGAATTTATAGAACTTAGTGAAGTGGAAGAAATATTAATAGAAGATAATAAGGCTACTGGAGTATTATTAAAGAATAAAGATGGTGTGTTTAAGGTTAATGCAAAGTATGTTGTAGCGGCGCCGGGTAGAGGTGGAGCGGAATGGGCTTCAAATGAAGCTAAAAAACATAATATTAAGGTTACTAATAATGCAGTAGATATTGGAGTAAGAGTTGAGGTACCTAATTCTGTTATGGATCATCTAACAAAGGACTTATATGAAGCAAAATTAGTATATTATTCTGATACATTTGATAACAAGGTTAGGACCTTTTGCATGAACCCGGGGGGAGTAGTGTCAGCGGAATATTATGATGACAACACGATTGCAGTTGTAAATGGTCATAGTTACTCCGACCAAAAGCTTAGAACAACTAATACAAATTTTGCGATGCTTGTATCTACTACTTTCACTGAGCCATTTAATCAACCTATAGGTTATGGAAAATATATAGCTCAGCTAGGTAATATGTTAACTGGTGGAGGGATAATGGTTCAAAGACTCGGGGATTTACTAAAAGGAAGAAGAACAGATTATGACAGATTAGGTAAATCAACTACGACGCCTACTTTAAAATCAGCAGTACCAGGTGACTTAAGCTTTGTATTACCACAAAGGCACTTAACGTCTATTGTGGAAGCATTAAAGGCTTTTGACAAGATAGCACCAGGTTTATATAGCAAAAACACATTGCTATATGGAGTTGAGGTGAAGTTTTATTCTAGTAAGATTAGTACAGATGATAAGTTTGAAACATCTGTTAGAAATTTATATACAATAGGGGATGGAGCGGGAATAACTAGAGGTCTAATGCAAGCATCTACAACAGGAGTTGTAGTAGCAAGAGACATAGCTCAGAAAGAAGACTAA
- a CDS encoding adenylosuccinate synthase: MSAFIVLGAQWGDEGKGKMTDYLAEGANVVVRFQGGNNAGHTVVVGEKEYKLHLIPSGILYKDKLNVIGNGVVVDPEALFTEIDYLEALGEKITPERLIISDRSQVIMPYHKELDNLYEIARGKNDIGTTKKGIGPCYTDKFERSGIRVCDLMKKDVFKEKLKISLSMKNDIITKVLGGKALDFDKIYTEYLEYAERMRPFVKDISVKVYDSIKSGKNVLFEGAQGTLLDIDYGSYPFVTSSNTIAGGVCVGAGIGPTMITNAVGVAKAYTTRVGKGPFPTELDDEVGDWIREKGFEFGVTTGRARRCGWLDLVILKTAARVSGLTSFAVTKIDTLAGLEKIKICVGYKFEGSVIDYFPASLEDLAKCVPVYEEFDGWDEKIADARSYEELPENAKIYLKKIEEFTGVKVSIVSVGPKRDQTMVLTEI, encoded by the coding sequence ATGTCAGCATTTATAGTTTTAGGAGCCCAATGGGGAGATGAAGGTAAAGGTAAGATGACAGATTATCTTGCTGAGGGAGCTAACGTAGTAGTCAGGTTCCAAGGTGGAAACAATGCAGGTCATACAGTAGTTGTAGGAGAAAAGGAATATAAACTTCACTTAATACCATCAGGAATATTATATAAAGATAAATTGAATGTAATAGGTAATGGCGTGGTTGTAGACCCAGAAGCGTTATTTACAGAAATTGACTACTTAGAAGCACTAGGCGAAAAAATAACTCCAGAAAGATTAATAATTAGTGATAGATCACAGGTTATAATGCCATATCATAAAGAGTTAGATAATTTATATGAAATAGCTAGAGGTAAAAATGACATCGGAACTACAAAAAAAGGTATAGGACCTTGTTACACTGACAAGTTTGAAAGAAGTGGAATCAGAGTTTGTGACTTAATGAAAAAAGATGTTTTTAAAGAGAAGCTTAAAATTAGTTTATCAATGAAAAATGATATAATAACAAAAGTTTTGGGTGGAAAAGCTTTAGATTTTGATAAAATATATACGGAGTACCTAGAGTATGCAGAAAGAATGAGACCTTTTGTAAAAGATATATCAGTTAAAGTTTACGATTCAATAAAGTCTGGAAAAAATGTTTTATTTGAAGGAGCACAAGGAACGTTGCTTGATATAGATTATGGTTCATATCCTTTTGTAACCTCATCAAACACTATTGCAGGTGGAGTTTGTGTTGGGGCAGGAATAGGACCTACTATGATAACAAATGCTGTAGGAGTAGCGAAAGCTTATACTACAAGAGTAGGAAAAGGACCATTCCCAACAGAGCTTGATGATGAAGTAGGAGACTGGATTCGCGAAAAAGGTTTTGAATTTGGAGTAACAACAGGTAGAGCAAGAAGATGTGGATGGCTTGACCTTGTTATATTAAAAACTGCAGCAAGAGTTTCGGGACTTACTAGCTTTGCTGTAACTAAAATAGATACCTTAGCAGGACTTGAAAAAATTAAAATTTGTGTAGGATATAAATTTGAAGGTAGTGTTATAGATTATTTCCCAGCAAGTTTAGAGGATTTAGCTAAATGCGTGCCAGTATATGAAGAGTTTGATGGTTGGGATGAAAAGATAGCTGATGCAAGAAGCTATGAAGAACTTCCTGAAAATGCAAAAATATACTTAAAGAAAATTGAAGAATTTACAGGAGTTAAAGTTTCCATAGTTTCAGTAGGACCTAAAAGAGATCAAACAATGGTGTTAACTGAAATATAG
- a CDS encoding DUF1858 domain-containing protein → MKITKDMTIGEVVRQNPESVEVLMSFGMGCVGCPSAQAETLEEAAMVHGLNLEELMTALNA, encoded by the coding sequence ATGAAAATTACTAAAGATATGACAATAGGTGAAGTTGTAAGACAAAATCCAGAATCAGTTGAAGTATTAATGAGCTTTGGAATGGGTTGCGTAGGATGTCCTTCAGCGCAAGCTGAAACATTAGAAGAAGCAGCAATGGTTCATGGTCTTAATTTGGAAGAATTAATGACTGCATTAAATGCATAA
- a CDS encoding ECF transporter S component — MINNNSIKLRRIKTSELTTIGMLSAICIVLGLTGYGFIPLPGAKATIMHIPVIIGSIIGGPMVGMTIGLIFGMFSIMQNITTPNLLSFAFINPLVSVLPRVLIGLTSYYVYKLIHVKNDSLRIGLATVVGSLTNTFGVLTMIYVFYAAKFAASKGIDPSIAAKTIYGIGIINGVPEAIIATVITIPVILAIKKIKKR, encoded by the coding sequence ATGATTAATAATAATTCTATTAAACTTAGAAGAATAAAAACAAGTGAACTTACAACTATTGGTATGCTATCAGCTATTTGCATCGTACTTGGTTTAACTGGATATGGCTTTATTCCACTTCCTGGTGCCAAAGCTACTATCATGCACATTCCCGTTATTATAGGATCAATAATAGGTGGCCCTATGGTAGGAATGACTATTGGTTTAATATTTGGGATGTTTAGTATTATGCAAAACATAACAACTCCCAATTTACTCTCTTTTGCTTTTATAAATCCTTTAGTATCTGTATTACCAAGGGTTCTTATTGGTCTTACTTCTTACTATGTTTATAAACTAATCCACGTTAAAAATGATAGCCTAAGGATTGGACTCGCGACCGTTGTTGGTTCGCTAACTAACACTTTTGGGGTTCTTACTATGATATATGTTTTTTATGCGGCTAAATTCGCTGCTTCTAAGGGCATAGATCCATCTATTGCTGCAAAGACTATTTATGGTATAGGTATAATAAATGGTGTTCCAGAGGCCATCATAGCTACTGTAATTACAATACCTGTTATCCTCGCCATTAAGAAAATAAAGAAAAGATAA
- a CDS encoding acyl-[acyl-carrier-protein] thioesterase, which yields MGKMPEVTDRDYNIHYYEVDIHKRALMTSIIDYLGDMAMYQSEVLGVGIEHLKENKSAWVLYKWDITMESYPLLNETIKIRTFAHSFNKFYAYRKYEIIDMKGNKIGHASSVWILINTDRRRPIRITKDMYEAYGIDDSNNTPIDIEDIVPITTVHSEKNFQVRYSDIDTNMHVNNVKYVAWALETVPKDIVLNYELRNIKVTYIKETTYGETIKVSTQVIREEDKIICRHKIINEEGTELTLLESTWI from the coding sequence ATGGGCAAAATGCCAGAGGTTACAGATAGAGATTATAATATTCATTATTATGAAGTAGATATTCATAAAAGAGCTTTGATGACAAGCATTATAGATTATCTTGGTGATATGGCAATGTATCAAAGTGAAGTGCTTGGAGTTGGCATAGAACATCTTAAAGAGAATAAATCAGCTTGGGTGTTATATAAATGGGACATAACAATGGAGTCGTATCCTTTATTAAATGAAACTATAAAGATTAGAACTTTTGCACATTCTTTCAATAAATTTTATGCATACAGGAAATATGAAATTATTGATATGAAAGGGAATAAAATAGGACATGCGAGTTCTGTGTGGATTTTAATAAATACAGACAGAAGAAGACCAATAAGGATTACGAAAGATATGTATGAGGCTTATGGTATAGATGATAGCAATAATACACCCATAGACATTGAGGATATAGTACCAATAACTACAGTGCATAGCGAGAAAAACTTTCAAGTTAGGTATAGTGATATTGACACGAATATGCACGTAAATAATGTTAAATATGTTGCTTGGGCTTTAGAAACAGTTCCTAAGGATATAGTATTAAACTACGAACTAAGGAATATTAAGGTAACTTACATCAAGGAAACAACATACGGAGAGACCATAAAGGTAAGCACGCAGGTTATAAGAGAAGAAGATAAGATAATATGTAGACATAAAATTATAAATGAAGAGGGAACTGAGCTGACTCTCTTAGAAAGTACTTGGATATAA
- a CDS encoding NAD(P)/FAD-dependent oxidoreductase: protein MKHSLIIIGGGASGLTSALIAKDFGIDVAIIEGTDRVGKKILTTGNGRCNISNVHINNDRYHSENPNFAGYTLDSFTIKDTINFFECLGIPLVTKDGGKMFPMSLQASSVLDILRFAIDEKKIPLYTNTKAKEIIKTNKGFKVYSTDNSTYECERLIIATGGKSAPKTGSDGSGYSLARQLGHSIISPVPALVQLKLNYNKLKALSGVKFDGFAEIFINDKYVQKEFGEILFTDYGISGPPILQLSRTASYGLSKNSKVSLSIDMLPNISYEDLKAFLNNHWSVFPSRCVHDSFIGIINKKIIPIILKEANIDDIHKPCCDLASNEKNALYTLLKRYQFDVSGTNSFANAQITAGGINTKEINPETLESNITKNLFFAGEILDVDGDCGGFNLQWAWSSGAIAGINASK from the coding sequence TTGAAACATTCTCTTATAATAATTGGCGGAGGTGCCTCTGGTTTAACCTCTGCTTTAATAGCAAAAGATTTTGGTATAGATGTAGCAATAATTGAAGGAACCGACAGAGTAGGTAAAAAAATACTAACTACCGGTAACGGTAGGTGTAATATCAGTAATGTACATATAAATAATGATAGATATCACAGTGAAAATCCAAATTTCGCAGGTTATACGCTAGATTCTTTTACCATAAAGGATACTATAAATTTTTTCGAGTGTTTAGGAATACCTTTAGTTACAAAAGATGGTGGTAAAATGTTTCCTATGTCATTGCAAGCCTCATCAGTACTTGATATACTACGCTTTGCTATAGACGAAAAAAAAATTCCACTATATACAAATACCAAAGCTAAGGAGATTATTAAAACAAATAAGGGTTTTAAAGTTTATAGCACAGATAATTCTACATATGAATGTGAAAGGTTGATTATTGCGACCGGTGGTAAATCAGCTCCTAAAACGGGTTCTGACGGTTCCGGCTATTCATTGGCTAGGCAATTAGGTCATAGTATAATCTCTCCTGTACCAGCCCTTGTACAGCTTAAATTAAACTATAATAAACTAAAGGCTCTATCTGGAGTAAAGTTTGATGGCTTTGCGGAAATATTTATAAACGATAAATATGTTCAAAAGGAATTCGGAGAAATACTTTTCACAGATTACGGCATTTCTGGTCCTCCTATTCTTCAGCTTAGTAGAACTGCATCTTATGGTTTATCTAAAAATAGCAAGGTTTCTTTAAGTATTGATATGCTACCAAATATTAGCTACGAAGATCTAAAAGCATTTTTAAATAATCATTGGTCAGTATTCCCAAGTCGCTGCGTTCATGATTCATTCATCGGAATAATCAACAAGAAGATCATTCCAATAATTTTAAAAGAAGCAAATATAGATGACATTCATAAGCCTTGTTGCGATTTGGCCTCAAACGAAAAAAATGCTCTATATACTTTGCTAAAGCGATATCAATTTGATGTTTCAGGTACTAATTCTTTTGCAAATGCTCAGATAACTGCAGGAGGCATTAATACAAAAGAAATTAATCCCGAAACCCTAGAATCTAATATTACTAAGAATTTATTCTTTGCGGGAGAAATATTAGATGTAGATGGCGATTGCGGTGGTTTTAACCTTCAATGGGCATGGAGTTCTGGTGCTATTGCCGGCATCAACGCCTCCAAATAA